The uncultured Mailhella sp. genome segment GCCGCGATGGAAGGAAAGTTCGGTCATGACAATATCCTTTGCGCCGGAAGGGCGCGTCAACGGTCCAATGAAAACGACAAGGAAGATAACACCGGCCCCGGCCTTTGAAAAGGGCCGGAGTCACGGTCGGGGCAGTAGAACTTTTATGAGAGCGGAAGGCGTCGGGAAGGGCGCGGCGGGAGATGTTGCGCGGCAAAGGGCGATGCGGGAGGAAGCCCGCAGCCTCCGGCGGGAATGGTTTCGAGACACGCGCAACGATGAGAACGTTGCCCTGCCGCGGGAACGGACGCTGCGTCAGAGCTGGAAGAGGAAGACCATGACGGGCATGGTTATGACGCAAAGCAGGGTGGAGACCACGTTGATGAGGCTCGCGTATTCGCCGTTGTGTCCGTAGAGGTGGGCCATCTGGGTGACGGTGGAGGCGCAGGGCGCGGCGGCCGCAAGAAAGCTGATGAGCAGAATGGTGGAACCGTCTGCGGTACAGGAGGCAAGGCCGCTGACACGGAAGACGAGAAGGGTGAGCAGCGGCAGCACGAGCAGACGCAGGGCGACGATGAGGGGCAGTTTTTTGTAGGCGAGAATGCGGCGGAAGTTCACGGAGCCTATGAGCATGCCCGTGACTATCATGCACAGGGGTCCTATCATGCTGCCTACGGCGTGTACGGCAAGGCGCGGCACTTCAGGGAAGTGCAGCCCGGAAACAAAGAGCAGCGCACCTGCGAACATGGCCAGTATGTTGACGTTGAACAGAATGTTGCGCAGATGGAACTGTCCGTGCTTATGGAGCAGCGTATAGCAGTGCGTCCAGAAAAGCGCGGTCTGGCCGATGAGAAAGCCGCTGGTATAGAGTACCCATTCGGGGCCGAACACATAAATGACTATGGGAATGATGAGGTTGCCGCCGTTGGAATAGATGGCGGAAGCCTGTTCCACGGGATCGAGCCTGAGCGGACGCCGTACGAGCATGTTGAACACGATGGCCAGCGACTGGGAAATGGCGGCAGCTACGAGCGAGAGAAAAAGGCCCTGCAGCTTTTCCCCGGAGAATTCCACCTGAAAGGCGTCGAGCATCATGCACGGGCCGACGATGTACAGGGCCACCGCGGCCAGAGGCGCGCTGTCTTCGGCCTTGAGCAGGCGCAGCCGGACCACGGCATAGCCCATGAGAACCATGAGGAGCATGGCGGCTATCTGCTTGCCGAGAAGAAGAGAAATAATCATGGAAAGGCTCTTGGGGAAAATGCGGAAAGGCGGGATGCGGGGGCCGGAACAAAGGAGCGAACGCGACGCCCGGCGCGCGGCCTTGGGCTTCATGCGGCGCTGTTCGGGCTCAACGCCGGAATTTCGGTGGAACTGCCTCACCGCGCGACGCATGATGTCGTGCGTTTCTCCGGAAGGGAGGAGCTTGCGCTCACGCGGCGGCAGACCGTGACGGGGAAAACGCGGAAGCGATACATAGAAAACGGGGAAGCTCCGCGGAGCCTCCCCGTTGTGGTGAGCGATGTGCTACTTGATGCCGATTTCTTCGTCGGTGAGGTAGCAGGCCGGATCTTCGGCCCATTCGTCGCCGTAGTAGGCTTCGGCGCGGGAGCGGAAGTTGCCGCCGCAGATGTTCAGGAAGCGGCACTTGGCGCAGCGGCCCTTCACGTAGGGCTTCTTGTCCTTGAGCTTGTGCAGCAGTTCGATGTTCGGGTCGTCCCAGATTTCGGAGAAGGGACGTTCAAGCACGTTGCCGAACACGTGATGACGCCAGAACTGGTCGGCGGAAACGTCGCCGTTCCAGGAAATGCAGCCTATGCCGCGGCCGGAGCTGTTGCCTTCGTTGAACTGCAGCAGCTGGAACACTTCTTCGGCGCGCTTGGGATCTTCCTTGAGCAGGCGCATCCACACGTAGGGACCGTCGGCGTGGTTGTCCACGGTGAGCACTTCCTTGGGAGTGCCGGCGTCGAAGCATTCGCGGGTCTTGTCCATGATGAGATCGACCACGGCGCGGGTTTCCTGATGGTTCAGGTCTTCATTGATGAGCTCGGTGCCGCGGCCCGAGTACACCAGGTGATAGAAGCACACGCGGGGAATGTTGCGTTCGCGCAGGATGTCGAAAATCTTGGGTATTTCCACGGCGTTGCGCTTGTTGATGGTGAAACGCAGGCCCACCTTGATGCCTTCTTCGCGGCAGTAGTCGAGGCCTTCGAGTGCCCGGCGGAACGCGCCCTTCACGCCGCGGAAGTGGTCGTGGACCTCTTCGCCGCCGTCGAGGGAAACGCCCACGTAGGAAAGGCCGACTTCCTTGAGCTGTCTGGCCATGGCGCGGTCGATGAGCGTGCCGTTGGTGGAAATGACCGCACGCATGCCCTTGCTGGTGGCGTAGCTGGCAAGTTCGGGCATGTCCTTGCGGATGGTGGGCTCGCCGCCGGAAAAGAGCATGACCGGCGCGCCGTAGGCGGCGAGGTCGTCGATCATGACCTTGGCCTGTTCGGTGGAAATGGGATCGACGCCCTTGTCGGTTTCGGCCTGGGCGTAGCAGTGGACGCATTTAAGGTTGCAGCGGCGCGTCATGTTCCAGACGACGACCGGCTTCTTGTCGGCGGAGAACTGGAGAAGGTGAGAAGGCAGCTTGCCGGACTGGCGACCGTAACGCAGGGCGTCGGAGGGTTCCACCTGTCCGCAGTAAAGCTTTGAAATACCAATCATGTAGTGTCCTCACTGGGCGTTGTATGGGAAAGACGGAGCGGAATGCGCCGCTTCGTCGCCATGTTGCATGGAAAACGTTGGTTCTGCCGCATTTCGGCGGCAGACCGGGCCACATCATAGCCGCACCGGCTCCGGGAATCAAGTGACGCCGGCAACCTAGCGCGAAACTTCGGAAGAAAACGCCGTGCTGTCCGGCACGCGGAGGCGCTTTGTCCGGCGCTCGTTCCGTAGGGGGCGGCCTGCCGGATTCACCAGGCGCTCTCCTTGGAAGTAGAAGCGCGGGGATTGTCGGCGCGGTCGGGCTTGCTCTGCGCCATTCTCGCGGAGCAATGAAGCGCCGGTTTCGGCAACGGAGCCGGGGATTTTCGTTTGTGCAGGCGGGACGCCCCGTTCTCCGTCAGGGCGGCGAAGGTCGGGCGGAAGGGCCTCGACGGGGCCGCTTTCCTGCGGCGCTAATCCAGAATGCCGCCTGCAAGCACGAAGCCGTCCGCGTCGTACACGGCGGCGATCTGTCCGGGGGCCGGAGGCTGCTGGGGAGTGTCGAAGGTTATGGTCATGCGGTCTTCGGCCACGCTCACGTGGGCGGGCGTCGGAGCCTGATGGTAGCGCACGCGCACGAAGAGCCGTTCCGGCCAGAGGTCGGGGGAGACCATGAGATTCAGCGCTCCGGCGGAACACGTGGTTGCGGGAAGCATGTTCTTAGGCCCGACCACGAGGGTGTTGGAATCCCGCAGACGCCTCAGCACGTAAAGCGGCTCCTTCCAGGGAATGCCGAGTCCGCGGCGCTGGCCTTCGGTGTACTGCCAAAGTCCCCGATGCTGCGCGATGACGCGGTTTTCTCCGGCGAGAAGCACGGGGCCGGGGCCGGGCAGACGCAGGCCGCGGGCGCGGCGCTCTTCGAGCCAGGCGTAGTGGTCGTCGCCCGGAATGAAGCAGATTTCCTGACTTTCGGCGGGCACGGGCGGCGTGATGCCGCGCTCGGCAAGACTGGCCCGGATGTCGGATTTTTTCCATTCCGCGAGCGGAAAGAGGCAGCGGCGCAGGCGCTCGACGGGCACCAGCGCGAGAAAGTAGCTCTGGTCCTTGGTGCCGTCGCGTCCTGCGCGCAGCGTCCGGCCGTAGACGGGGTGCTCCGTCACGGCGGCGTAGTGACCGGTGGCGAACGCTTCGCCGTAGTTCATGGCGCAGTCGAACAGGCGACCGAACTTCATGGTCCGGTTGCACAGGGCGCAGGGGTTGGGGGTGCGCGCCCGGGCGTGTTCTTCGGCAAAGGGAGTCATGACGCAGCGGCGGAACTCTTCGGAAAGATCCACCACGTGCAGGGGAATGCCGAAGGAACGGCAGAGGGCTTCCATGGCGGGAACAGCTTCGGTTCCGGCCGCTCCGGGAAGAAAGCGCGCGTGCAGAGCCGTGACAGCGTGTCCCTGTTCCCTGAGGCTGAGCAGGGCGAAGAGGCTGTCGGTTCCGCCGCTTATGGCAACTGTGACGTTCATGGGCTTCAGTGTGCCATCGGCGGACGAAGAGGGCAAGACCGATTCTCCGCCCTCAGGCCGAATCTCTTCCCGTTGCCAATCCGCAGGGAAGGATTTATGCTGATACTTCCTGATATTCGGGAAATTCGGACAACCCATCGAAACGAGGTGTCTCCATGAAACATATTCTGGCCTGCGCGGCGCTCTGCGTCGTGACGCTTCTCGGCGGATGCGTCGGCGCTCCCATCTACAGAGGTCTGGACGCCGCCACCGGCGATTTCGTGTCCACGTCGTCCCCCACGGTGAGCGTGAAGGCCGCGGAAGGATATGCCAACGTGCTTTCCGGCTACACGCTGTGCCGCGTGCCCTACGAGAACAGCTTCATGAACAGCGTGTCCGCCAACGTGTGGTTCTCGCTTCAGGAACGGGAAGGCTCGCAGCTCGCCGTCATGCTGGCCGAGTGCCCCACCGGACTGATCTGGGAAGTGCGCGCCGTGGGCGTGGAATATCAGAAGCTGAAGGTGTTTTACGAGAGCAACGGCGTCGGCCCCAACGACGCTACCGTGCGCGTGTATGTGCGTCCGGCCTCCATGGATCCGTGGACGCCCCTGTTCCTCGGCGCAGGAAAGACGGCCTGGAAGGGCGACACGCTGGTGGCGCGTTATGAATGGACGAGCACCACGCAGAAGGACAAGCTGGTGGTCGAATACCGCGAACCGGCGCCCGAACTGCTGGCCGGCATGAATCCGCGCGTGACCGATATTTCGGCGTTCATCGCTCGCTCGCAGAAGGCGTTTACGCTGGAAGGCGTGACCGAGCCCGTCTCGCCCGTCGCCCGCGTGGGCGTCGGCATTTCCGACAGTCTCCTCGCGCCCGTGGTGGGGTCGGTGAGCACCAATCAGATCATTCTGTTCTGATCGAAGTGAAGCGGAAGCGGTGCGTCCGGCTTTTGCCGGCAAGGGGTGCTCGTTCGACTTTCCGCAGCTTGAGGCCCGCAGGCCCGAAGCGCCGGGGACTCGCCGCACGGATGCCGTGAGTTTCGGCCTGAGTCCGGGCCCGACGCTCCGGCCTGATGATCGCCGGTCGCTTCTTTATTGATGATGTGGCGATGCCGGTGCCGCCTGCGTCAGGCGTCGGCGCATCGCGGCTTCTTCTCCGAAGCGAAAGGCCGCCTGCTGACGGGGCTGGGCGCGGTGATCGCGCGAGCATTCCCGCGGCCCGGCCGCACCGTCCGTGCTCCTTTTTTGACTTGACAGAAGCGCGGCGCCCTAGTAAATACGATAGTTCACCTTGTTCGCCGTATGGTTTTTCCGGCAGGAAGTCGGAAGCGGCGGACCTCTGACCGTAAGGAGATATCCTACATGCGCAAAATGGAAACCCTGCTGCTCCTTTCTCCGGAGCTGTCTGTGGAAGAGCGCGAAACCGTCCTGAAGACCATGGACGAAGTCATCACCCGCGAAGGCGGCAAGATGCTCGTCGTGGATCAGTGGGGCATGCGCGACCTGGCCTATCCCGTCCGCAAGCAGATGCGCGGCTTCTATGTTCGTCTTGAA includes the following:
- a CDS encoding AEC family transporter; its protein translation is MIISLLLGKQIAAMLLMVLMGYAVVRLRLLKAEDSAPLAAVALYIVGPCMMLDAFQVEFSGEKLQGLFLSLVAAAISQSLAIVFNMLVRRPLRLDPVEQASAIYSNGGNLIIPIVIYVFGPEWVLYTSGFLIGQTALFWTHCYTLLHKHGQFHLRNILFNVNILAMFAGALLFVSGLHFPEVPRLAVHAVGSMIGPLCMIVTGMLIGSVNFRRILAYKKLPLIVALRLLVLPLLTLLVFRVSGLASCTADGSTILLISFLAAAAPCASTVTQMAHLYGHNGEYASLINVVSTLLCVITMPVMVFLFQL
- the ahbC gene encoding 12,18-didecarboxysiroheme deacetylase — translated: MIGISKLYCGQVEPSDALRYGRQSGKLPSHLLQFSADKKPVVVWNMTRRCNLKCVHCYAQAETDKGVDPISTEQAKVMIDDLAAYGAPVMLFSGGEPTIRKDMPELASYATSKGMRAVISTNGTLIDRAMARQLKEVGLSYVGVSLDGGEEVHDHFRGVKGAFRRALEGLDYCREEGIKVGLRFTINKRNAVEIPKIFDILRERNIPRVCFYHLVYSGRGTELINEDLNHQETRAVVDLIMDKTRECFDAGTPKEVLTVDNHADGPYVWMRLLKEDPKRAEEVFQLLQFNEGNSSGRGIGCISWNGDVSADQFWRHHVFGNVLERPFSEIWDDPNIELLHKLKDKKPYVKGRCAKCRFLNICGGNFRSRAEAYYGDEWAEDPACYLTDEEIGIK
- a CDS encoding tRNA-specific 2-thiouridylase; its protein translation is MNVTVAISGGTDSLFALLSLREQGHAVTALHARFLPGAAGTEAVPAMEALCRSFGIPLHVVDLSEEFRRCVMTPFAEEHARARTPNPCALCNRTMKFGRLFDCAMNYGEAFATGHYAAVTEHPVYGRTLRAGRDGTKDQSYFLALVPVERLRRCLFPLAEWKKSDIRASLAERGITPPVPAESQEICFIPGDDHYAWLEERRARGLRLPGPGPVLLAGENRVIAQHRGLWQYTEGQRRGLGIPWKEPLYVLRRLRDSNTLVVGPKNMLPATTCSAGALNLMVSPDLWPERLFVRVRYHQAPTPAHVSVAEDRMTITFDTPQQPPAPGQIAAVYDADGFVLAGGILD
- a CDS encoding DUF4851 domain-containing protein, with the translated sequence MKHILACAALCVVTLLGGCVGAPIYRGLDAATGDFVSTSSPTVSVKAAEGYANVLSGYTLCRVPYENSFMNSVSANVWFSLQEREGSQLAVMLAECPTGLIWEVRAVGVEYQKLKVFYESNGVGPNDATVRVYVRPASMDPWTPLFLGAGKTAWKGDTLVARYEWTSTTQKDKLVVEYREPAPELLAGMNPRVTDISAFIARSQKAFTLEGVTEPVSPVARVGVGISDSLLAPVVGSVSTNQIILF
- the rpsF gene encoding 30S ribosomal protein S6, with amino-acid sequence MRKMETLLLLSPELSVEERETVLKTMDEVITREGGKMLVVDQWGMRDLAYPVRKQMRGFYVRLEYAAPSQLVAELERIIRITDGVFKFMTVKLADSVEATEEVA